The bacterium nucleotide sequence GTTTTAGATCGTGAGCTTAAGCTCTTCTCTTGCCGGTATATCAAAAAATCCATGACACGCCTTACATGAAAAAACCTTCCATTCTCGTCATTGGCGGAGGCATCAATGGTGCCGGCGTTGCACGCGATGCGGCTTTACGTGGATATCACGTCCGACTTTTTGAAAAAAACGATTTTGCTTCAGGCACAAGCTGGACATCCAGCAAGCTGATTCAC carries:
- a CDS encoding FAD-dependent oxidoreductase — its product is MKKPSILVIGGGINGAGVARDAALRGYHVRLFEKNDFASGTSWTSSKLIH